The genome window CATTTCCCTGGGCATTATTCTAGGTTCGTTTATCGGAACAACTTTTGACCTAATCGATGCCGACCGCTACGGTTCCATCAACTGGATGGCCCACCTGAATGGTTTTCTGGTCTTTGCCATTCCGAATACCTTTATCACAGGCTCTATCGTTTTTGCGCTGGCTGCTCTTACTCGTTCTACCTTGATCGCATTTGTTGGCGCTATCGGCATATTGGTTGCTTATTTGATTGCCAATAGCTTTCTGAGTGACATTGATAACGAAAAACTGGCTTTTTACGTCGATACATTTGGCGCTCGGCCTTTTTCCCTTATTACAAAATATTGGACAGTCAGCGAGAAAAATACTCTTTCGATTGGCCTTACCCATCCTCAGATGCTCTTGAACCGCCTGATCTGGATGGGTGTAGGCTTTGTGGTTCTTGCCTTTACGTATATTCGGTTCTCTTTTGCAGAACGACAGATCTCCCGCCGCAAATTGCTTCGACTGCGCCAGGATGTAGCCGAAAAAATGATTTTCTCCCCCCTTCAAACTCTGCCTAAAGTCAATCAGTATTTTGGTAGCAGTGCCACCTGGACCCAGCTTTGGCGAATGACTCGCACTGATTTCAAAGGAGTTATCACTGGTACGGCCTTTATCGCCATCCTGGTTCTGGGAGTCTTGAACATGGGCTTTCAATTGCGTTACGCGGGTCGAACCTATGGCCTCAGTGCTTATCCGGTTACTTATAATGTAATTGACCTCATCCGGGGCACTATGTACCTCTTCCTGATTGCCATCATTGTTTTTTATTCGGGAGCGATCATCTGGAAAGAGCGTGAAGCGGATTTTGACCAGATTTATGATTCAATGCCGCACAAAACCTGGACTGTTTTCGTTGGCAAGCTCCTGGCCATGATCGGTGTTATTGCTGTTATTCAACTGCTTTGTATCGGGGCGGGTATTGTTGCACAGGCGGCGCAGGGGTATACCAATTTCGAATTGGGACTGTATTTTACGGAATTTTTCCTGATTGATCTGCTCCGCTTTATCCCCTTAATCGTGCTGTCGATGTTGGTGCATACGCTGGTAAACAATAAGTATCTGGCGTTTTTCATTTACATCGCCCTACTGATTGCCAACACGAACATTTGGGGTCCAATGGATGTAGAAACAAACCTGGTTCAGTTCAACGCCTCGCCCGATTATACGTATTCGGATATGAATGGCTACGGGCCTTTTATTACTTCATACGTCTGGTTCCGGGTCTATTGGCTGCTCTTTACCGCCTTGTTAGGGATGCTTACCATCTTCTTCTGGATGCGTGGAAAAGACAGCGTCTGGAAAGGTCGCCTGCACAATGCCCGGCTTGCTTTTACCGGTCCGCAGCGCTCCTTGACCTTTGGCTTACTGGGCGTTTTTGTGTTTTGTGGCGGTTTTATTTTTTATAATACGCATATCCTCAATACGTATACAACTAGTAAAGTACAGGAGAAGCGGCAAGTTGCCTATGAAAATACGTACAAGAAATACCAGCACCGTCCGCAGCCGCGTATTACCGACGCGAAATATAAGATCGATGTTTTTCCAGAACGCCGGGATTTACAGGTTGAAGGCAATTTAATCCTGGTGAATCGGTCGAGCTATCCCATTGATTCACTACACCTAATCCTGTCCGACCAGCTTGAGTATACTTTAAAAATTGACCGGGCGAAATTGGTTTTGAACGATGAAGATTTACGGTACCAAATCCACCGATTGACGCCTGCTCTGGCCCCCGGCGATTCGATAAAATTTCATTTTTCGGCCAAGCGCGTCAAAAGCGGCTTTGAAAACGAAGTCACTTTTACGAGTCAAATCAACCAAAACGGTTCATTCTTCAATAACCAAGATATTGCTCCCCAGATTGGTTACCAGGAGAATTACGAGTTATCGGATCGAAATACCCGCAAGAAGTACGACCTGAAAGAGAAAGACCGCGCCCCGCGTCTGGCCCGTAACTGCACCGATGCCTGCATGAATAACTACCTGAGCAACAACTCCGACTGGGTGATGGTGGAAACCGTGATTAGCACTTCGGACGATCAGATTGCCGTAGCACCGGGCTCGCTGCTTAAGCAGTGGAGTCGGGATGGACGCACGTATTTCCATTACAAACTCGACCATCCGTCGATGAACTTCTATTCGTTCATTTCGGCCAAATACGAAGTCGCCCGCGAAAAATGGAAGGGCATCGATGTTGAGGTTTACTACGATAAGAAGCATCCGTACAACATCAAAAACATGCAGAATTCAATGAAGAAATCGCTGGCCTACTACACCCAGAATTTCGGACCTTATTACCATAAGCAGGTCAGGATCATTGAGTTTCCACG of Tellurirhabdus bombi contains these proteins:
- a CDS encoding ABC transporter permease/M1 family aminopeptidase; amino-acid sequence: MFRHIFTFEIRYWLRQPMVYIFTLINVLMFAWAAADDNVSVGGSFGNIYKNAPFVIQNQFVTWCVFALLMTTAFVQNAAIRDFSYKTNQIIFASPIHKLAYLAGRFFGSFIVALIPFLGISLGIILGSFIGTTFDLIDADRYGSINWMAHLNGFLVFAIPNTFITGSIVFALAALTRSTLIAFVGAIGILVAYLIANSFLSDIDNEKLAFYVDTFGARPFSLITKYWTVSEKNTLSIGLTHPQMLLNRLIWMGVGFVVLAFTYIRFSFAERQISRRKLLRLRQDVAEKMIFSPLQTLPKVNQYFGSSATWTQLWRMTRTDFKGVITGTAFIAILVLGVLNMGFQLRYAGRTYGLSAYPVTYNVIDLIRGTMYLFLIAIIVFYSGAIIWKEREADFDQIYDSMPHKTWTVFVGKLLAMIGVIAVIQLLCIGAGIVAQAAQGYTNFELGLYFTEFFLIDLLRFIPLIVLSMLVHTLVNNKYLAFFIYIALLIANTNIWGPMDVETNLVQFNASPDYTYSDMNGYGPFITSYVWFRVYWLLFTALLGMLTIFFWMRGKDSVWKGRLHNARLAFTGPQRSLTFGLLGVFVFCGGFIFYNTHILNTYTTSKVQEKRQVAYENTYKKYQHRPQPRITDAKYKIDVFPERRDLQVEGNLILVNRSSYPIDSLHLILSDQLEYTLKIDRAKLVLNDEDLRYQIHRLTPALAPGDSIKFHFSAKRVKSGFENEVTFTSQINQNGSFFNNQDIAPQIGYQENYELSDRNTRKKYDLKEKDRAPRLARNCTDACMNNYLSNNSDWVMVETVISTSDDQIAVAPGSLLKQWSRDGRTYFHYKLDHPSMNFYSFISAKYEVAREKWKGIDVEVYYDKKHPYNIKNMQNSMKKSLAYYTQNFGPYYHKQVRIIEFPRYASFAQAFPGTMPYSEGIGFISKIDPEEDIDMVYYIVAHEMGHQWWAHQVVGAFMQGATLLSETLAQYSALMVMEKEYGRNRMQKFLKYEMDNYLSSRGAESLKEVPLEKVENQGYIHYRKGSVVMYYLKEMIGEQVVNRVLQDVVQNYGYRRPPYPTSYALVDRFQQNTPDSLQYIITDLFKEITIFNNRALTATSKKLPNGQFEVQIDVQSEKFRADSLGVETPIALNDWIDVGVYGKPADGKKLGKLLAIRRERIRNKTGKYTFLVKEEPYEAGIDPINLLVDRIPDDNLKKVTTL